The DNA segment AGCAGTCACATGTGGCTTTGATGACTGGGCAGTGGCTACCGTGGCTGAGAAGCTGGACATGTCAGCATTGTGGAGATGCAATGCCGATCGTAGCAATTGGCGAGTATAGTCGTGCTGAGGCTGGGTGAAAACCGTTTGTGTAGTGCCTGTTTCTACTAGTTTGCCCTCGGTCATCACCGCTATGCGATCGCAATAGTCGGCAATCATCGCCAAGTCATGAGAAATCAGCAGCAGAGCCATTTGTCGTTCATGACAAAGGCGGGTTAACTCCTGCAAGATTTGTGCTGAAACAGTTACATCTAGGCTAGTTGTTGGCTCATCGGCAATAACCACACGAGGATTTAGCAGTAACGCTAAGGCAATGGCCACTCGCTGTCTCATGCCACCACTGAATTCATGGGGATATTGATGCCAGCGACTTTTAGGAATTTTCACAGCCTCCAGGGTAGACACTGCCCGCTGTTTGGCTTGATGGCGAGAGAGATGAGGTTCATGCGCTCGTACCATTTCAATGCAATGCTCTCCGATTGACATCACAGGGTTCAACCGAGTCATCGGATCCTGAAACACTAAGCCCACTACTTCACCACGGTATGCTCGCAGTTCTGTTGGGGACAGCGCCAAAACAGACTTACCATCAAAGCAAATATCTCCCTCTACTCGACTGCCAGTGGGCAACAACCGCATGATGGCCCGTCCAACAGTAGATTTGCCTGAGCCAGATTCGCCCACTAATCCCAGTCGTTCACCCGCCGCCAACGACAAACTCACATTGTCTACAGCCCACGTTAGGGAACGATCGTTCAACTGAGGATACGATACGCGCAAATTTTCCAGATGTAGCAGGGGCATATCCAGTCGCCAGTTGTATGAATCTGTTGGCATGATTTTTAGTTTATTGAGTATTCTGGGTGAAGTTCTTGTCTGTTGTTGACATTTGTCACCCCATGATTAACTCTATCTCTCTCAAGCCTCGTTCCATCTTACTGTCTCTAGTCGCTTCACTTGCTGCCATTGTTTATGCAGGCACTATCTCCAAGCCAAGCTTTGCCCAAAGCAAGATTTACAATCCGATTCTTCTACAAGCAGGTACCCAAATTAGCGATCGCCTTACGTCTCAGGACATTCCTACAGGCGAAGGTGGTTTTGCCCGTGATTACATTGTGTCGTTAGCTGCTGGCGACCAAGTTGTTATTGATGTAATTTCCGAAGAGTTTGACACGATCGTGATCTTAATGGACACCAACGGTACAACTGTCGCAGAAAATGATGACGGCCCTGACGGTAGCACCAACTCACTATTATTTACCCGAATCACCAAAGCCGGTAACTACATTGTGCGCGTGAGAGCCTTTGGAGAAACTACAGGTGGTGCCTTCAAGCTAAAGGTAACTC comes from the Cyanobacteriota bacterium genome and includes:
- a CDS encoding ABC transporter ATP-binding protein, translating into MPTDSYNWRLDMPLLHLENLRVSYPQLNDRSLTWAVDNVSLSLAAGERLGLVGESGSGKSTVGRAIMRLLPTGSRVEGDICFDGKSVLALSPTELRAYRGEVVGLVFQDPMTRLNPVMSIGEHCIEMVRAHEPHLSRHQAKQRAVSTLEAVKIPKSRWHQYPHEFSGGMRQRVAIALALLLNPRVVIADEPTTSLDVTVSAQILQELTRLCHERQMALLLISHDLAMIADYCDRIAVMTEGKLVETGTTQTVFTQPQHDYTRQLLRSALHLHNADMSSFSATVATAQSSKPHVTAESSSPKPLLRLTNLHQHFTLEINPLERLLSRQDTTIRAVDGISLDLYAGETLGLVGESGCGKSTLCRTILHLLRPTAGTVEFLGQNLTRLSRRQLQRQRRHLQMVFQDPRACLNPI
- a CDS encoding PPC domain-containing protein, translating into MINSISLKPRSILLSLVASLAAIVYAGTISKPSFAQSKIYNPILLQAGTQISDRLTSQDIPTGEGGFARDYIVSLAAGDQVVIDVISEEFDTIVILMDTNGTTVAENDDGPDGSTNSLLFTRITKAGNYIVRVRAFGETTGGAFKLKVTRLKPV